In a genomic window of Ralstonia nicotianae:
- a CDS encoding YqiA/YcfP family alpha/beta fold hydrolase, which translates to MPASILYLHGFRSSPRSFKAQLLGQRMAAVGLAHAYACPMLPVSPRQAMAEIEALIADLSSRDGVAPALIGSSLGGYYATWLAERHGLRAAMLNPATRPDRDLAKYVGEQPLWHGGGTIRVEPHHLDELHALAVTAITQPERYYLLAATGDEVLDYREMLAHFPGAATRVIDGGDHGISDFARYMDEVLVFCGVPAGLLAAHPFDRQAGA; encoded by the coding sequence ATGCCGGCTTCCATCCTCTATCTGCACGGATTCCGCTCGTCGCCGCGCTCGTTCAAGGCGCAGCTGCTGGGCCAGCGGATGGCCGCTGTCGGGCTGGCGCATGCCTACGCGTGTCCGATGCTGCCCGTCTCGCCTCGCCAGGCGATGGCCGAGATCGAGGCGCTGATCGCGGACCTGTCCAGCCGGGATGGCGTCGCTCCCGCCCTGATCGGCTCTTCGCTGGGCGGCTACTACGCCACCTGGCTGGCCGAACGCCATGGCCTGCGCGCCGCCATGCTGAACCCCGCCACACGCCCCGACCGTGACCTCGCCAAGTACGTCGGTGAACAACCGCTGTGGCACGGCGGCGGCACCATCCGGGTCGAACCGCACCACCTGGATGAGTTGCACGCGCTGGCGGTCACGGCCATTACGCAGCCCGAGCGCTACTACTTGCTGGCTGCCACCGGCGATGAAGTGCTCGACTACCGCGAGATGCTCGCCCACTTTCCGGGCGCTGCCACCCGCGTCATCGACGGCGGCGACCACGGCATCAGCGATTTCGCCCGCTATATGGACGAAGTGCTGGTCTTCTGCGGCGTTCCGGCCGGATTATTGGCCGCCCATCCTTTCGACCGCCAGGCCGGCGCATGA
- a CDS encoding chorismate--pyruvate lyase family protein has product MSGAAMSYPRSPWRGALPPMAVYGRHWARWAVGVNSLTARLRAASSSFRVELLGQGRALPLRDEWRCLGLPRAAETLAREVLLICDEAPVVYAHTIVHPRSVAADWPFLRALGTQPLGHALFADPRVARGAFEFALLDGRHPLVKRAHAALGGTLPGAMARLPARRSVFRRGVSAMLVTEVFLPALAVFDPPPMM; this is encoded by the coding sequence ATGAGCGGGGCCGCCATGTCGTACCCGCGCAGTCCGTGGCGCGGGGCCTTGCCGCCCATGGCCGTGTATGGCCGGCATTGGGCGCGCTGGGCGGTCGGCGTGAATTCACTGACGGCGCGGCTGCGTGCGGCATCGTCTTCGTTTCGTGTCGAACTGCTCGGCCAGGGGCGAGCCCTGCCGCTGCGCGACGAGTGGCGGTGCCTGGGCTTGCCCCGCGCCGCCGAGACGCTGGCGCGCGAGGTGCTGCTGATCTGCGACGAGGCGCCGGTGGTCTACGCGCATACGATCGTGCATCCGCGCAGCGTGGCGGCAGACTGGCCGTTCCTGAGGGCGCTCGGCACTCAGCCGCTCGGGCATGCGCTGTTCGCCGACCCGCGCGTTGCCCGGGGGGCCTTCGAATTCGCCCTGCTGGATGGCCGGCATCCGCTGGTCAAACGGGCCCACGCAGCGCTGGGCGGCACGCTGCCGGGCGCCATGGCGCGGCTGCCGGCGCGCCGTTCAGTGTTCCGCCGCGGCGTTAGCGCGATGCTGGTGACGGAAGTGTTCTTGCCGGCACTGGCGGTGTTCGACCCGCCGCCCATGATGTGA
- a CDS encoding ribonuclease catalytic domain-containing protein has product MQLLFEEGGEIRAGTVLSQQGEAYQVELPSAKRAKVKSRDVLLQFAQPSAGELAQAAQALSSEIDLDFLWECAPAEEFGFTDLAGEYFGTDADATQQAALAIALHGSPVYFRRKGRGRYQRAPEDQLKAALAGLERKKQQAAQQAAYEAELKAMRLPEAFRGKALQLLFKPDKNSIEFKAFDAACTALGMSPMRLMVAVGGIANARALHEARFLSECFPKGIGFPDVTVPEPALDLPVADVRAFSIDDVTTTEIDDAISVTPLDAATVRIGIHIAAPGFGIQRGEALDAIARQRLSTVYFPGDKITMLPESVVDRYTLQEGRACPALSLYVTVDRATWAVSASETRCEIVTVAANLRHNLLDEIVTAEALAAGTGDYPFKDELAVLWPFAGALYDARQQARIASGLKPEGAQKGDYSFYLDPIPEAEGGGERIRIEQRKRGSPLDKIVAELMILANSTWGRMLADAGVPGIYRTQKAWGMHRTRMQTYPAPHEGLGVAQYAWSTSPLRRYVDLVNQWQIAAVAQHGVMAKLVAPFKPKDADLLAAVADFEATYAAYAAHQSTMERYWCLRWLKQEARTRTQAVVLKEGMVRFAEIPLMTRVPELAQTARGTHVVLDVLEIDEIGLEVSCRVVEVLAPAADAEVEAAALEDELAQAEAEAPAEPQPAADGEEIRAETGDAVAPPQQDDGTSAAS; this is encoded by the coding sequence ATGCAGTTGCTGTTTGAAGAAGGCGGCGAGATCCGCGCAGGCACCGTCTTGTCCCAGCAGGGCGAGGCCTATCAGGTCGAATTGCCGAGCGCCAAGCGCGCCAAGGTCAAGTCGCGTGATGTGCTGCTGCAGTTCGCCCAGCCGTCGGCCGGTGAACTGGCGCAGGCCGCGCAGGCGCTGTCGTCGGAGATCGACCTGGATTTCCTGTGGGAATGCGCGCCCGCCGAGGAGTTCGGCTTCACCGATCTGGCCGGCGAGTACTTCGGCACCGACGCCGATGCCACGCAGCAAGCGGCGCTTGCGATCGCGCTGCACGGCTCGCCTGTCTATTTCCGCCGCAAGGGCCGGGGCCGCTACCAGCGGGCGCCCGAAGACCAGCTCAAGGCGGCGCTCGCCGGGCTGGAGCGCAAGAAGCAGCAGGCCGCGCAGCAGGCCGCCTACGAAGCCGAGCTGAAGGCCATGCGCCTGCCCGAAGCCTTCCGCGGCAAGGCGCTGCAGCTGCTGTTCAAGCCCGACAAGAACAGCATCGAATTCAAGGCGTTCGATGCCGCGTGCACGGCGCTCGGGATGTCGCCGATGCGGCTGATGGTGGCGGTCGGCGGCATCGCCAATGCGCGTGCGCTGCACGAGGCGCGTTTCCTGTCGGAGTGTTTCCCGAAAGGCATCGGCTTTCCCGACGTGACGGTACCGGAGCCGGCGCTCGACCTGCCGGTCGCCGACGTGCGCGCCTTCTCCATCGACGACGTGACCACCACGGAAATCGACGATGCGATTTCGGTCACGCCGCTTGATGCGGCCACAGTGCGTATCGGCATCCACATCGCGGCGCCCGGTTTCGGCATCCAGCGCGGCGAAGCGCTGGACGCGATCGCGCGCCAGCGGCTGTCCACCGTGTATTTCCCCGGCGACAAGATCACCATGCTGCCGGAGTCGGTGGTGGATCGCTACACGCTGCAGGAAGGGCGCGCGTGCCCGGCGCTGTCGCTGTATGTGACGGTCGATCGCGCCACCTGGGCGGTGAGCGCCAGCGAAACGCGCTGCGAGATCGTGACGGTGGCGGCCAACCTGCGCCACAACCTGCTGGACGAGATCGTCACCGCCGAGGCGCTGGCTGCCGGCACCGGCGATTACCCGTTCAAGGACGAACTCGCCGTCCTGTGGCCCTTCGCGGGCGCGCTGTACGATGCCCGCCAGCAGGCACGCATCGCCAGCGGCCTGAAGCCGGAAGGCGCGCAGAAGGGCGACTACAGCTTCTACCTGGACCCGATCCCCGAAGCCGAGGGCGGCGGCGAGCGCATCCGCATCGAGCAGCGCAAGCGCGGCTCGCCGCTGGACAAGATCGTCGCCGAGCTGATGATTCTCGCCAACAGCACCTGGGGCCGCATGCTGGCCGATGCCGGCGTGCCGGGCATCTACCGCACGCAGAAGGCGTGGGGCATGCACCGCACGCGCATGCAGACCTACCCGGCGCCGCACGAGGGGCTGGGCGTGGCGCAATACGCGTGGAGCACCTCGCCGCTGCGCCGCTACGTTGATCTGGTCAACCAGTGGCAGATCGCGGCGGTGGCGCAGCACGGCGTGATGGCCAAGCTGGTCGCGCCCTTCAAGCCGAAGGATGCCGACCTGCTCGCCGCCGTGGCCGACTTCGAGGCCACGTATGCCGCCTACGCTGCGCACCAGTCGACCATGGAGCGCTACTGGTGCCTGCGCTGGCTCAAGCAGGAAGCGCGCACCCGCACGCAGGCCGTGGTGCTGAAGGAAGGCATGGTGCGCTTCGCCGAGATCCCGCTGATGACCCGGGTGCCGGAACTGGCGCAGACCGCGCGCGGCACGCACGTCGTGCTCGACGTGCTGGAGATCGACGAGATCGGCCTGGAAGTGTCGTGCCGCGTGGTCGAGGTGCTTGCCCCGGCAGCGGATGCCGAGGTGGAGGCCGCCGCGCTGGAGGACGAGCTGGCGCAAGCCGAAGCGGAAGCGCCGGCCGAACCCCAGCCGGCCGCCGATGGAGAAGAAATCCGCGCCGAGACCGGCGATGCTGTGGCGCCGCCGCAGCAGGACGATGGAACGTCTGCCGCCAGCTAA
- a CDS encoding energy transducer TonB family protein: MAALANRPDWSGSSTLTKALVASLFLHVLLLFVRVVAPEAFDIKRDDPGLDVVLVNAKSSTAPAKPTAVAQVNLNGGGEYDRQRATTPLPAETEQQTGDVIKLTQRRIEYLEEEQRRLLTQSRSPAPLVNAHTVKPGEQPQPSPTNGTDDRTTQDEIARLQAEIDRNLENYAKRPRRNVLTAASARQADYARYYDAVRRKIETHGTANFPSLNGRPLYGELIIVISVNRDGQLGYNQDGYKIEGIEVAKSSGNPALDRQAVAIVRSTAPFGAFPVEMRKRVDIQDVVATFKFTRAGLETRLQTR, encoded by the coding sequence ATGGCCGCCCTCGCAAACCGTCCGGATTGGTCCGGCAGCAGCACGCTTACCAAGGCACTGGTGGCGTCGCTTTTCTTGCATGTCTTGCTGCTCTTCGTGCGCGTGGTCGCGCCCGAGGCATTCGATATCAAGCGCGACGATCCGGGGCTGGACGTGGTGCTGGTCAACGCCAAGTCGTCCACCGCGCCGGCCAAGCCCACCGCCGTGGCACAGGTCAATCTCAATGGCGGCGGCGAATATGACCGGCAGCGCGCCACCACCCCGCTGCCCGCCGAAACCGAGCAGCAGACCGGCGACGTCATCAAGCTGACGCAGCGTCGCATCGAATACCTGGAAGAGGAACAGCGTCGCCTGCTGACGCAGTCGCGCAGCCCCGCGCCGCTGGTCAATGCCCACACGGTCAAGCCCGGCGAGCAGCCGCAGCCGTCGCCCACCAACGGCACCGACGATCGCACCACCCAGGACGAGATCGCCCGCCTGCAGGCCGAGATCGATCGCAACCTCGAAAACTACGCCAAGCGCCCGCGCCGCAACGTGCTGACCGCGGCCAGCGCGCGGCAGGCCGATTACGCCCGCTATTACGACGCCGTTCGCCGCAAGATCGAGACGCACGGCACGGCCAACTTCCCCAGCCTGAACGGCCGGCCGCTCTACGGCGAACTGATCATCGTGATCAGCGTCAACCGCGACGGCCAGCTCGGCTACAACCAGGACGGCTACAAGATCGAAGGCATCGAAGTGGCCAAGAGCTCGGGCAATCCGGCGCTGGATCGCCAGGCGGTGGCCATCGTGCGCTCGACCGCGCCGTTCGGCGCCTTCCCGGTCGAGATGCGCAAGCGCGTCGACATCCAGGACGTGGTCGCCACCTTCAAGTTCACCCGCGCCGGCCTGGAAACCCGCCTGCAGACCCGATGA
- the aroE gene encoding shikimate dehydrogenase, which yields MISFEQAAILAAASAPPVDRYGVIGNPISHSKSPAIHAAFAQQTGQLMRYERIYAELIAFDETVFSFIREGGRGLNVTVPFKLDAYALATSLSLRAESAGAVNTLKFDGDAIFGDNTDGVGLMRDITHNIGNPLAGERVLLLGAGGAARGILLPLLEHKPSRVFIANRTADRAIGLVQRFEAAAKLHEVELVGGGFDDLAVSDVFDVVINATAGSLQAQVPPIEPTVFGPNALAYDMMYGSQPTVFMQFAKRHGARAWDGLGMLVEQAAESFLVWRGMRPDTAPVLQAMREGLQGEAAVAARAHQR from the coding sequence ATGATATCGTTTGAACAGGCGGCCATTCTCGCGGCCGCCAGCGCCCCGCCAGTCGATCGCTACGGTGTGATCGGCAATCCGATCTCGCACAGCAAGTCGCCGGCCATCCATGCCGCCTTTGCGCAGCAGACCGGCCAGCTGATGCGCTATGAGCGCATCTATGCCGAGCTGATTGCCTTTGACGAGACCGTGTTCTCGTTCATCCGTGAGGGCGGGCGGGGGCTCAATGTGACGGTGCCGTTCAAGCTCGATGCGTACGCACTGGCGACCTCGCTGTCGCTGCGTGCGGAGTCGGCCGGCGCCGTCAACACCCTCAAGTTCGACGGCGATGCGATTTTCGGCGACAACACCGATGGCGTCGGCCTGATGCGCGACATCACGCACAACATCGGCAACCCGCTGGCGGGTGAGCGCGTGCTGCTGCTCGGCGCGGGCGGCGCGGCGCGCGGCATCCTGCTGCCGCTGCTGGAGCACAAGCCGTCGCGCGTGTTCATCGCCAATCGCACAGCCGATCGCGCCATCGGGCTGGTGCAGCGCTTCGAGGCAGCGGCCAAGCTGCACGAGGTCGAGCTGGTGGGCGGCGGCTTCGACGACCTGGCCGTCAGCGACGTCTTCGATGTCGTCATCAACGCGACCGCGGGCAGCCTGCAGGCCCAGGTGCCGCCCATCGAGCCGACCGTGTTCGGCCCCAACGCGCTGGCCTACGACATGATGTACGGCTCGCAGCCGACGGTGTTCATGCAGTTCGCCAAGCGGCATGGTGCCCGCGCGTGGGACGGCCTGGGCATGCTGGTGGAGCAGGCGGCGGAATCGTTCCTGGTCTGGCGCGGCATGCGCCCCGACACCGCCCCCGTGCTACAAGCCATGCGCGAGGGGCTGCAGGGCGAGGCGGCCGTGGCCGCGCGCGCGCATCAGCGCTGA
- the mtgA gene encoding monofunctional biosynthetic peptidoglycan transglycosylase translates to MMRWLGYVIGCFAAGVVALNLYFFAAIASWQVFNPASSAFMRAERMRLCGANLVTCGIDHRWVPYDQISRNLKRAVIASEDADFVSHSGWEVDAMLDAWEKNKRRGHVVAGGSTITQQLAKNLFLSGERHYLRKGEELVITWMLEFWLDKERILEIYLNSVEWGEGVFGAEAAAQHYFKRPASQLTVGQAARLAAALPAPKCFDKKRYCANVHISFTRKATVIANRMGSATLPD, encoded by the coding sequence ATGATGCGCTGGCTCGGCTACGTGATCGGCTGCTTTGCGGCGGGCGTGGTCGCGCTCAACCTGTATTTCTTCGCCGCCATCGCCAGTTGGCAGGTCTTCAATCCCGCCTCGTCGGCGTTCATGCGGGCCGAGCGGATGCGGCTGTGCGGTGCCAATCTCGTTACCTGCGGGATCGACCATCGCTGGGTGCCGTACGACCAGATCTCGCGCAACCTCAAGCGCGCCGTCATCGCCAGCGAGGACGCCGATTTCGTCTCGCATTCCGGCTGGGAAGTCGACGCCATGCTCGACGCCTGGGAAAAGAACAAGCGGCGCGGCCACGTGGTGGCGGGCGGCTCGACCATCACGCAGCAACTGGCCAAGAACCTGTTCCTCTCCGGCGAGCGCCATTACCTGCGCAAGGGCGAGGAGCTCGTCATCACGTGGATGCTGGAGTTCTGGCTCGACAAGGAGCGCATCCTGGAGATCTACCTGAATTCGGTGGAGTGGGGCGAGGGCGTCTTCGGCGCCGAGGCGGCGGCGCAGCATTACTTCAAACGGCCGGCATCGCAATTGACGGTGGGCCAGGCCGCGCGACTGGCCGCGGCGCTGCCGGCGCCCAAGTGCTTCGACAAGAAGCGCTACTGCGCCAATGTCCACATCAGTTTCACGCGCAAGGCGACGGTCATCGCCAACCGGATGGGCTCGGCGACCCTGCCGGACTGA
- a CDS encoding pectate lyase: MSIQIDRPNNHFQTPSTWNHDAGSSIDTSQLQRAVQLLDQVLQQLEARKLFGNMLNQPGADNAGQNHAGGHGGGHHGGSNGFGENGRFGSPHANSPAQPDLELPANKPNNGKHNTSASTPDTQTAPSSTSPTTGTAPTPTSTSATEGKVAYGVKPPEPTGVVDVSKPIVVKAGETFDGGGKYYRPTKEMGDGSQNEHQKPLFILEPGATLKNVQYSGGDGIHLLGSAKLDRVVNRQVGEDAITIDGAKNRAHDAKIAGIDPASIPGGTPKVEITNSAFYGAKDKLAQINGDVDLQVKGMYVNGAGKVFRTNGGDTQIKATVNVQDSNFQNVSEAVFRTDSKFSTASFSDDVKSDAPFDGLAPDKSQVTGTNKVSYKAYSG; encoded by the coding sequence ATGTCCATCCAGATTGATCGCCCGAACAACCATTTCCAGACGCCCTCGACGTGGAATCACGATGCGGGTTCCAGTATCGATACCAGCCAGCTCCAGCGCGCAGTACAACTGCTCGACCAGGTCTTGCAGCAGCTCGAAGCGCGCAAGCTGTTCGGGAACATGCTGAACCAGCCGGGCGCCGACAACGCCGGCCAGAACCACGCTGGCGGCCACGGCGGCGGTCATCATGGCGGCTCGAACGGGTTCGGTGAAAACGGCCGCTTCGGTTCGCCGCACGCCAATTCGCCTGCGCAGCCGGACCTCGAACTGCCGGCCAACAAGCCCAACAACGGCAAGCACAACACTTCGGCTTCCACGCCGGACACGCAGACGGCGCCGTCTTCCACTTCGCCCACGACCGGCACGGCCCCGACGCCCACGTCCACCTCCGCGACCGAGGGCAAGGTGGCCTACGGCGTCAAGCCGCCCGAGCCGACCGGCGTGGTCGACGTCAGCAAGCCGATCGTCGTCAAGGCTGGCGAGACGTTCGACGGCGGCGGCAAGTACTACCGCCCGACCAAGGAGATGGGCGACGGTTCGCAGAACGAGCACCAGAAGCCGCTGTTCATTCTGGAGCCCGGCGCGACGCTCAAGAACGTGCAGTATTCCGGCGGCGACGGCATCCACCTGCTGGGCAGTGCCAAGCTGGACCGCGTCGTGAACCGCCAAGTGGGCGAAGATGCCATCACCATCGATGGCGCCAAGAACCGCGCGCATGATGCCAAGATCGCCGGGATCGATCCGGCGTCGATCCCCGGAGGAACGCCCAAAGTGGAGATCACCAACAGCGCCTTCTATGGCGCCAAGGATAAGCTCGCTCAGATCAACGGCGACGTTGACCTGCAGGTGAAAGGCATGTATGTCAACGGCGCCGGCAAGGTCTTCCGTACCAACGGTGGTGATACGCAGATTAAGGCGACGGTCAACGTCCAGGATTCGAATTTCCAGAACGTGTCGGAGGCGGTTTTCCGGACCGATTCCAAGTTCTCGACTGCGTCGTTCTCGGACGATGTGAAATCGGATGCGCCCTTCGATGGACTGGCTCCCGACAAGAGCCAAGTCACAGGCACCAACAAGGTGAGCTACAAGGCCTACTCGGGCTGA
- the corA gene encoding magnesium/cobalt transporter CorA yields MINLFVVQKGRLAQEQVEDRNELLQHKPIWIDVIDPDDEELAWIKDTYGVVLPELEQLGDLEASARYFEGEDSHIHIRTDFLLDEETSSRNVRVAFVLTKDVLFSIHDEDLPAFRLVRMRARLRPGSVRNAKDVLMDLYATDAEYSADSIEEVYERLEDASKRVLADEVTDQAAADVLEIIARVEDLNGRIRRNVMDTRRAVSFLLRSQMLSPDQQDEARQVLRDIDSIENHTAFLSDKVNFLMDATVGFININQNKIIKLFSVVSVALMPPTLIASIYGMNFKVMPELDWAEGYPYAIVLMIVSAAIPLVYFRRKGWLK; encoded by the coding sequence ATGATCAACCTGTTCGTTGTGCAAAAAGGCCGTCTCGCGCAAGAACAGGTCGAGGACCGCAACGAACTGCTGCAGCACAAGCCGATCTGGATCGACGTGATCGATCCGGACGACGAAGAGCTGGCCTGGATCAAGGACACCTACGGCGTGGTGCTGCCCGAGCTGGAACAGCTGGGCGACCTGGAGGCCTCCGCCCGCTACTTCGAGGGCGAAGACAGCCACATCCACATCCGCACCGACTTCCTGCTCGACGAAGAGACCAGCTCGCGCAACGTGCGCGTGGCCTTCGTGCTGACCAAGGACGTGCTCTTCTCGATCCACGACGAAGACCTGCCGGCGTTCCGGCTGGTGCGCATGCGGGCGCGGCTGCGGCCCGGCTCGGTGCGCAACGCCAAGGACGTGCTGATGGACCTGTACGCCACCGACGCGGAATACTCGGCCGACTCGATCGAAGAAGTCTACGAACGCCTGGAAGACGCCAGCAAGCGTGTGCTGGCCGACGAAGTGACCGACCAGGCCGCCGCCGACGTGCTCGAGATCATCGCCCGCGTGGAAGACCTCAACGGCCGCATCCGCCGCAACGTGATGGACACGCGCCGCGCGGTGTCCTTCCTGCTGCGCAGCCAGATGCTGTCGCCCGACCAGCAGGACGAGGCGCGCCAGGTGCTGCGCGACATCGACTCCATCGAGAACCACACCGCCTTCCTGTCCGACAAGGTCAACTTCCTGATGGACGCCACGGTCGGCTTCATCAACATCAACCAGAACAAGATCATCAAGCTGTTCTCGGTGGTCTCGGTGGCGCTGATGCCGCCGACCCTGATCGCCTCGATCTACGGCATGAACTTCAAGGTGATGCCGGAGCTGGACTGGGCGGAGGGCTACCCCTATGCGATCGTGCTGATGATCGTGTCGGCGGCGATCCCGCTGGTGTATTTCCGGCGCAAGGGCTGGCTGAAATAG
- the pyrF gene encoding orotidine-5'-phosphate decarboxylase: protein MRFTEQLAAAWQRNNSLLCVGLDPDPARLPASLTTTGGAIFSFCRAIVDATADLVCAFKPQIAYFASQRAEDQLEQLIAYIHEAYPGIPVILDAKRGDIGSTAEHYAKEAFERYRADAVTVSPYMGFDSMQPYLVHPDKGVIVLCRTSNAGGSDVQFLETNGRPVYQVVAERARDAWNTSGQMGLVVGATFPQEIRRVREIVGDMPLLIPGIGVQGGDIEATVRAGRTADGTGMMINSSRAILYASSDSDFADAARGVAQATRDQINQYRN, encoded by the coding sequence ATGCGATTCACCGAACAATTGGCCGCCGCCTGGCAGCGCAACAATTCCCTGCTGTGCGTGGGGCTGGACCCGGACCCGGCGCGCCTGCCGGCGTCGCTGACCACCACGGGCGGGGCGATCTTCTCGTTCTGCCGCGCCATCGTCGACGCCACCGCCGACCTGGTCTGCGCGTTCAAGCCGCAGATCGCCTATTTCGCCTCGCAGCGCGCCGAAGACCAGCTCGAGCAGCTGATCGCATACATCCACGAGGCCTATCCCGGCATCCCCGTCATCCTCGACGCCAAGCGCGGCGACATCGGCTCCACCGCCGAGCACTATGCCAAGGAAGCCTTCGAGCGCTACCGGGCGGATGCCGTCACGGTCAGCCCCTACATGGGCTTCGACTCGATGCAGCCGTACCTGGTGCATCCCGACAAGGGCGTGATCGTGCTGTGCCGCACCTCCAACGCCGGCGGCAGTGACGTGCAGTTCCTCGAGACGAACGGTCGCCCGGTCTACCAGGTGGTGGCCGAGCGCGCCCGCGACGCGTGGAATACCAGCGGCCAGATGGGCCTGGTGGTGGGCGCGACCTTCCCGCAGGAAATCCGGCGGGTGCGCGAGATCGTCGGCGACATGCCGCTGCTGATCCCGGGCATCGGCGTCCAGGGCGGCGACATCGAGGCCACCGTGCGCGCCGGCCGCACCGCCGACGGCACCGGCATGATGATCAACTCGTCGCGCGCCATCCTGTACGCCAGCAGCGACAGCGATTTCGCCGATGCCGCCCGCGGTGTCGCGCAGGCCACGCGCGA